A region of the Methanobacterium sp. Maddingley MBC34 genome:
ACGAGGCTGCAAAGATATATGGTGAAATAGATGATTATGAGGGTATGGAAAAATCAACTAAAGCTTCGGATTCCTTGAAAAATAGTATTTGAACTATTTATTTGAACTATTTTTTTAATAAAACTTTTTCATACCAAAATTTTGAATTAAATCATTTTTAAATAAAAATAAAAAATATTAGGTTTTATGACCATTCACCTATTGGGTTATGACCATACACCCATCTGATTCCACTATCACTGTATGTTCGGCCTGGGCAACCCTGGCACCACTTTTCTCACGAAGCACATGGTAAGGGTAGATTGCCCGGGAAGAGATAAGCTGCCTCATGGCAGGATTAAGTTGCCTTATGCCTGGTTCGTCATTTAACCATCTCTGAGCGAAAGGAAGATTAGCGTATTTTGATTTTATCACTTCAAGTAATTTTCGGGCAGGTGCCAGACGTAATGGTCGGTCACGGAGGAATCTGAAGATAAATGTATCTTTCATATCCCCCACCACACCAATACCATCAGTTACGAAAGGCTCAATGGCCAGAACATCCCCTTCCTCTATTCGGTGATGATTTTTTTCTTTAATGTTGGGTATGGATAATCCAGAGTGTAGGATCCATTGATCCATACTATGGCCGGTGAGATTGGCCACTGGTAAATAACCCTGGGATTTGACATACTCCTCCACAGCTCCACCTATTTTACCCAGCTCAACACCTGCCCTGATGTTACTGATGGCAACTTCAAGGGCATGATTGGCAGTTTCAATCATTTCCATTTGTTTTTCAGTGGTGTAAACCTTATCTCCAGATTTGTAAGGCCCGTCTTCTGAGCCAATCATCACTGTGATGGCAGAATCTGCTATGAAACCATCAACATGGGCCCCTAAGTCAATTTTAACCAGATCTCCCTCTTTTAGTATGTTATCATCCCCTGGAGGTGAAGTGTAATGGGCGGTAACCTCATTTATGGAGATGTTACAGGGGAAAGCTGGTAAACCTCCTTTTTTTTTAATTTCTGATTCAATGAGATTTACCAGACTCAAAACTTTCATTCCTTCGTGAACTTCACTAACTGCAAGTTCTCTAACATCTTTTACAATTTTACCTGCTTTTTGGTACATATCTATCATGACATCACACATAACTGATTATTAATCTAACAAATTTTAACAGCTTTAACAATTCTTACTTAT
Encoded here:
- a CDS encoding methionine aminopeptidase, type II (PFAM: Metallopeptidase family M24~TIGRFAM: methionine aminopeptidase, type II); translated protein: MCDVMIDMYQKAGKIVKDVRELAVSEVHEGMKVLSLVNLIESEIKKKGGLPAFPCNISINEVTAHYTSPPGDDNILKEGDLVKIDLGAHVDGFIADSAITVMIGSEDGPYKSGDKVYTTEKQMEMIETANHALEVAISNIRAGVELGKIGGAVEEYVKSQGYLPVANLTGHSMDQWILHSGLSIPNIKEKNHHRIEEGDVLAIEPFVTDGIGVVGDMKDTFIFRFLRDRPLRLAPARKLLEVIKSKYANLPFAQRWLNDEPGIRQLNPAMRQLISSRAIYPYHVLREKSGARVAQAEHTVIVESDGCMVITQ